The sequence AGCCAATAAAAATGCAAATTTAAAGGAATATGCATCGTTTCTCGGTGCCGGTGTATATGACCACTATATTCCTTCTATCGTTGATCACGTTATTTCTCGTTCAGAATTTTATACAGCCTACACCCCATACCAGCCTGAGATCTCTCAAGGTGAACTTCAAGCTATCTTTGAATTTCAAACGATGATTTGTGAATTAACCGGTATGGATGTTGCTAACTCATCTATGTATGATGGCGGAACCGCATTAGCGGAAGCAGCTATGTTAAGTGCCGGACATACACGCAGAAAGAAAGTACTGGTTTCAAGAGCTGTCCATCCTGAATCAAAAGAGGTTCTCAGCACTTATGCAAAGGGCCAATATCTTGAGGTGGAAGAGATTCCAGTCAAGGATGGAATAACTGATATAGAAGCTTTAAAAGGCATGGTGAATGAAGAAGTAGCTGCTGTTATCGTACAGTATCCAAACTTCTTCGGAAGAATTGAAGCGCTTCAAGAAATAGCTGATGTAACCCATGAACACAAGGCATTATTTGTTGTCTCAAGTAATCCTTTAGCACTTGGGGCTCTCACTCCTCCAGGAAAATTTGACGCTGACATTGTAGTTGGCGATGTTCAACCGTTTGGCATTCCAAGTAACTTTGGCGGCCCGCACTGCGGTTACTTTGCAGTTACCAATAAATTAATGAGAAAAGTACCTGGCCGATTAGTAGGACAAACCGTTGATGAAGACGGTAAAAGAGGGTTTGTTCTTACGCTTCAGGCTCGCGAACAGCATATCCGCCGTGACAAAGCGACCTCAAATATTTGTTCCAACCAGGCACTTAATGCGCTGGCATCTTCTGTCGCAATGACAGCCCTTGGCAAGAAAGGCGTCAAAGAGATGGCATGGGCTAATATTCAAAAAGCTCACTACGCCAAACAGCAGCTTAAGGCTAATGGTGTAAACGTTATTTGGAACGGACCAAGCTTTAATGAATTTGTTGTTGAATTACCAATCCCGGTAAAAGAAGCAAATCAAAAGCTTCTAGAAAAAGGGATCATTGGCGGCTATGACTTAGGCAGAGATTATAGTGAAACAGATCGCTGCATGCTAGTTGCCGTCACCGAAAATCGCACAAAAGAGGAAATTGATGCATTTGCTAAAGAACTGGGGGTAATTCATCATGGCTAATCAAGAGTTGAAATTAATTTTTGAACAATCAAAGCCCGGTCGAATCGGTTATAGTTTACCTGAGTTAGATGTACCCGCAGTCAAGGTAGAAGATCTGATCCCTGAAAGCTATATCCGTAAAGATGAGCCCAATCTTCCTGAAGTTGCTGAACTTGATATTATGAGACATTATACTGCTCTTTCCAAACGGAATCATGGCGTAGATTCAGGTTTCTATCCGCTTGGATCTTGTACGATGAAATATAATCCGAAAGTGAATGAAGATGTCGCACGATACGCCGGTTTTGCTCACATACACCCGCTTCAGGATGAAGAAATGGTTCAAGGTGCAATGGAACTTATGTATGACCTTCAGGAGCATTTGAAGGAAATCACGGGTATGGACGAGGTAACGCTTCAGCCTGCTGCAGGTGCACACGGTGAGTGGACTGGGCTAATGATGATCCGTGCCTTCCATGAGGCTAATGGCGATGCGAAACGTACCAAAGTAATTGTTCCGGATTCTGCACACGGAACAAACCCAGCTTCAGCTACTGTGGCAGGACTAGAAACGATAACAGTAAAATCAAATGAAGAAGGTCTTGTGGATCTAGATGACTTAAGAAGAGTGGTCGGGGATGATACAGCAGCACTTATGCTGACAAATCCGAATACACTTGGACTCTTTGAGAAAAATATTTTGGAAATGGCGGAAATTGTTCATAGTGCCGGCGGAAAGCTTTACTATGATGGTGCAAACCTGAATGCTGTTTTATCAAAAGCACGCCCTGGGGATATGGGATTTGACGTCGTTCACTTAAACTTGCACAAAACCTTTACAGGACCGCATGGCGGTGGCGGACCTGGTTCTGGACCAGTTGGAGTAAAAGCTGATCTTATTCCATTTTTACCAAAACCAATACTCGTGAAAAAAGATGAACAATATGTATTTGATTACGATCGCCCACAATCCATCGGCCGCGTAAAACCGTTCTACGGCAACTTTGGTATAAATGTACGCGCCTATACGTACATTCGGACAATGGGTCCTGACGGATTAAAAGCCGTTACGGAAAATGCGGTTATAAATGCTAACTACATGATGAGAAGATTAGCCCCATATTTTGACCTGCCATACGACAAACACTGTAAGCATGAGTTTGTATTAAGCGGTAAGCGTCAGAAGAAACTGGGTGTACGTACACTTGATATTGCCAAAAGGTTGCTGGATTTCGGATATCATCCGCCTACCATCTACTTCCCGCTAAATGTAGAAGAGTGTATGATGTTTGAACCGACCGAAACAGAGTCTAAAGAAACACTAGATGCTTTTATTGATGTAATGATTCAAATTGCAAAAGAAGCAGAAGAAACGCCAGAGGTGGTTCAAGAAGCGCCTCATACAACGGTTATTAAACGACTTGACGAAACATTAGCTGCCAGAAAGCCAGTATTGCGTTACACAGTGGAGTAGTTTAAAAAGCACACCTTGTTCCTTTTGGAAAAGGTGTGCTCTTTTCATTGTTAGGAAAATATAAAATTCCCTGCTTGTGAAAATTGTTCTATAATTTGTACGTATATTTTGTTACAGGGTAAAAAATGGGTAACAATAGACAAAAATTTGGAGTGATAAATAAATCTTAAAGAATCGAATCATTAAGGATACCCTCTAAATTACTTTGTTTCCCGACCGATTATTTTGATGGCCGCCCAAATATTGTGGTGGCCGCCCAATTATCGAGATTGCCGCCCAAATATTGTTGGGGTCGCCCAATTATAAAATTTCCTGCCCAATTAAACGGGAGAAGTGCCCAAATACTAGGGGTGAGCGCCCAATAAACTGCGGAACTCGCCCAAATAAGTCACGGACCCGCCCAATAATTGTGATTCACGCCCATTACTTAATGATCAAGCCGAAATTTTCAGGCTTCAGGCTAAGAGGTACCGCTCTAAAATCTAAATTTTTGCTCAAAACCCTGGTTTCCTGCTCCAATCTCCCTGATCTCCGCTCCTAAAAGCAGGAAATCCGCTCCTTTACTCCGGGCTCGTGCTCCAAAAAACGAAAAAGACGCTCCAAAACCCTGATTTGTGCTCAAAAATGTAAATTTCCGCTTCAACCTTATTACTTTCGCTCCAAAAATCCTCTCCATCCAGGGTCCCGAAACACAAAAAAGAGTCCAGCCTTCCATGAGCTGAACTCTTTGTACATTACATTTTATTTTTTATCAACCATTGTATTTCTTGTTTTTATCGATTTCTTTTACTAATCTTATGGTCCATAACACACTTGATTATAATCTGGAAGAATATCAAACGGAGCAGGTGATAATTTTCCAAAGTAAAATGAACTGGCTTTCCCTGAAGCGGGATTGATCCACCATGGATCATAGGCACTGCAAAGCTTATATACGGCTTCCCCATAACAGGAAGGAGAAGTTGGA is a genomic window of Bacillus oleivorans containing:
- the gcvPB gene encoding aminomethyl-transferring glycine dehydrogenase subunit GcvPB, which gives rise to MANQELKLIFEQSKPGRIGYSLPELDVPAVKVEDLIPESYIRKDEPNLPEVAELDIMRHYTALSKRNHGVDSGFYPLGSCTMKYNPKVNEDVARYAGFAHIHPLQDEEMVQGAMELMYDLQEHLKEITGMDEVTLQPAAGAHGEWTGLMMIRAFHEANGDAKRTKVIVPDSAHGTNPASATVAGLETITVKSNEEGLVDLDDLRRVVGDDTAALMLTNPNTLGLFEKNILEMAEIVHSAGGKLYYDGANLNAVLSKARPGDMGFDVVHLNLHKTFTGPHGGGGPGSGPVGVKADLIPFLPKPILVKKDEQYVFDYDRPQSIGRVKPFYGNFGINVRAYTYIRTMGPDGLKAVTENAVINANYMMRRLAPYFDLPYDKHCKHEFVLSGKRQKKLGVRTLDIAKRLLDFGYHPPTIYFPLNVEECMMFEPTETESKETLDAFIDVMIQIAKEAEETPEVVQEAPHTTVIKRLDETLAARKPVLRYTVE
- the gcvPA gene encoding aminomethyl-transferring glycine dehydrogenase subunit GcvPA, translating into MKHRYLPMTEQDQKDMLAAIGVDSVEELFEDIPEKVRFNREYNIKKATKEPVLTKELSQLANKNANLKEYASFLGAGVYDHYIPSIVDHVISRSEFYTAYTPYQPEISQGELQAIFEFQTMICELTGMDVANSSMYDGGTALAEAAMLSAGHTRRKKVLVSRAVHPESKEVLSTYAKGQYLEVEEIPVKDGITDIEALKGMVNEEVAAVIVQYPNFFGRIEALQEIADVTHEHKALFVVSSNPLALGALTPPGKFDADIVVGDVQPFGIPSNFGGPHCGYFAVTNKLMRKVPGRLVGQTVDEDGKRGFVLTLQAREQHIRRDKATSNICSNQALNALASSVAMTALGKKGVKEMAWANIQKAHYAKQQLKANGVNVIWNGPSFNEFVVELPIPVKEANQKLLEKGIIGGYDLGRDYSETDRCMLVAVTENRTKEEIDAFAKELGVIHHG